The Aphis gossypii isolate Hap1 chromosome 3, ASM2018417v2, whole genome shotgun sequence genome includes a region encoding these proteins:
- the LOC114126519 gene encoding NADPH:adrenodoxin oxidoreductase, mitochondrial isoform X1 produces the protein MQWSYLSHAIRKYSKHVNGFHVGIVGAGPAGFYCAQQLLKKIPGCQIDIYEKLPVPFGLVRYGVAPDHPEVKNVINTFTKTASNENVRFIGNVSLGCDISLAQLKHSYNAVVLAYGADEDKKLSIPGENLSNVVSATKFIGWYNGLPADKNIKVDLDVEHAVIVGQGNVALDVARILLTPVDELRKTDITEYSLETLTQSKVKKITLIGRRGPLQVAFTIKEFREMLKLPGVSTCFFKEQINDIDKIICDLPRPQKRLVQLMYDASQKTEVRDKLFDLLFLRTPISILGTKKIEGIELAVNHLEGEKAVVTDEKYTLKCEIAFRSIGYRSIQADPDVPFDKISSTVPQSIGVYSVGWLSSGPVGVILSTMSNAFQAASLIGQHFDKGLLNERKPGYNYISKVLEDKGIITVDWNGWTRIDKVEVERGIKHGKPREKIVDVDEMLKIGGILDYT, from the exons ATGCAATGGAGCTACTTGAGTCATGCAATAaggaaatattcaaaacatgtCAATGGATTTCATGTAGGCATTGTAGGTGCTGGACCTGCTGGGTTTTATTGTGCACAACAGTtactaaaa aaaataccTGGTTGTCAGATtgatatatatgaaaaattgcCAGTCCCGTTTGGTCTTGTACGTTATGGTGTAGCTCCTGATCATCCagaagtaaaaaatgttataaacacATTTACTAAAACTGCATCAAATGAAAATGTTCGATTTATAGGCAATGTCTCACTTGGCTGTGATATTTCTTTGGCACAACTTAAACATTCCTATAATGCCGTAGTATTA gCTTATGGAGCAGACGAAGACAAAAAACTAAGTATTCCTGGTGAAAATTTATCCAATGTTGTATCAGCTACAAAATTTATAGGGTGGTATAATGGTTTGCCagcagataaaaatattaaagtagatTTGGATGTTGAACATGCTGTTATTGTAGGACAAGGAAATGTTGCTTTGGATGTtgcaagaatattattaacaccTGTTGATGAACTGAGA aaaacgGATATCACAGAGTATAGTTTAGAGACTTTGACACAAagtaaagtgaaaaaaatcacTCTTATAGGTCGTCGAGGTCCTTTACAAGTAGCATTTACTATTAAAGAGTTTAGAGAAATGTTGAAATTACCTGGAGTAAGcacatgtttttttaaagagcaaataaatgatattgataaaatcatttgtg ATTTACCAAGACCTCAAAAACGATTAGTACAACTTATGTATGATGCATCACAAAAAACAGAAGTTCGAgataaattgtttgatttattGTTTCTGCGAACACCTATTTCAAtattaggtacaaaaaaaattgaaggaaTTGAACTGGCTGTAAATCATTTAGAAG GAGAAAAAGCTGTGGTTACAGATGaaaagtatacattaaaatgtgaAATAGCTTTTCGTAGTATCGGATATCGAAGTATCCAAGCAGATCCTGATGTaccttttgataaaatatcttCAACAGTACCTcaaagtatag GTGTTTATAGTGTTGGTTGGTTGTCTTCGGGACCAGTGGGAGTGATATTGTCTACTATGAGTAATGCTTTTCAAGCAGCTTCGTTAATTGGTCAACATTTTGATAAAGGCTTGCTTAATGAACGAAAGCCAggatataattacatttcaaaAGTATTGGAAGATAAAG gcATAATTACTGTTGATTGGAATGGATGGACGAGAATTGACAAAGTTGAAGTTGAAAGAGGAATAAAACATGGTAAACCAAgagaaaaaattgttgatgttgatgaaatgttaaaaattggaGGAATACtagattatacttaa
- the LOC114126519 gene encoding NADPH:adrenodoxin oxidoreductase, mitochondrial isoform X2: protein MQWSYLSHAIRKYSKHVNGFHVGIVGAGPAGFYCAQQLLKIDIYEKLPVPFGLVRYGVAPDHPEVKNVINTFTKTASNENVRFIGNVSLGCDISLAQLKHSYNAVVLAYGADEDKKLSIPGENLSNVVSATKFIGWYNGLPADKNIKVDLDVEHAVIVGQGNVALDVARILLTPVDELRKTDITEYSLETLTQSKVKKITLIGRRGPLQVAFTIKEFREMLKLPGVSTCFFKEQINDIDKIICDLPRPQKRLVQLMYDASQKTEVRDKLFDLLFLRTPISILGTKKIEGIELAVNHLEGEKAVVTDEKYTLKCEIAFRSIGYRSIQADPDVPFDKISSTVPQSIGVYSVGWLSSGPVGVILSTMSNAFQAASLIGQHFDKGLLNERKPGYNYISKVLEDKGIITVDWNGWTRIDKVEVERGIKHGKPREKIVDVDEMLKIGGILDYT from the exons ATGCAATGGAGCTACTTGAGTCATGCAATAaggaaatattcaaaacatgtCAATGGATTTCATGTAGGCATTGTAGGTGCTGGACCTGCTGGGTTTTATTGTGCACAACAGTtactaaaa ATtgatatatatgaaaaattgcCAGTCCCGTTTGGTCTTGTACGTTATGGTGTAGCTCCTGATCATCCagaagtaaaaaatgttataaacacATTTACTAAAACTGCATCAAATGAAAATGTTCGATTTATAGGCAATGTCTCACTTGGCTGTGATATTTCTTTGGCACAACTTAAACATTCCTATAATGCCGTAGTATTA gCTTATGGAGCAGACGAAGACAAAAAACTAAGTATTCCTGGTGAAAATTTATCCAATGTTGTATCAGCTACAAAATTTATAGGGTGGTATAATGGTTTGCCagcagataaaaatattaaagtagatTTGGATGTTGAACATGCTGTTATTGTAGGACAAGGAAATGTTGCTTTGGATGTtgcaagaatattattaacaccTGTTGATGAACTGAGA aaaacgGATATCACAGAGTATAGTTTAGAGACTTTGACACAAagtaaagtgaaaaaaatcacTCTTATAGGTCGTCGAGGTCCTTTACAAGTAGCATTTACTATTAAAGAGTTTAGAGAAATGTTGAAATTACCTGGAGTAAGcacatgtttttttaaagagcaaataaatgatattgataaaatcatttgtg ATTTACCAAGACCTCAAAAACGATTAGTACAACTTATGTATGATGCATCACAAAAAACAGAAGTTCGAgataaattgtttgatttattGTTTCTGCGAACACCTATTTCAAtattaggtacaaaaaaaattgaaggaaTTGAACTGGCTGTAAATCATTTAGAAG GAGAAAAAGCTGTGGTTACAGATGaaaagtatacattaaaatgtgaAATAGCTTTTCGTAGTATCGGATATCGAAGTATCCAAGCAGATCCTGATGTaccttttgataaaatatcttCAACAGTACCTcaaagtatag GTGTTTATAGTGTTGGTTGGTTGTCTTCGGGACCAGTGGGAGTGATATTGTCTACTATGAGTAATGCTTTTCAAGCAGCTTCGTTAATTGGTCAACATTTTGATAAAGGCTTGCTTAATGAACGAAAGCCAggatataattacatttcaaaAGTATTGGAAGATAAAG gcATAATTACTGTTGATTGGAATGGATGGACGAGAATTGACAAAGTTGAAGTTGAAAGAGGAATAAAACATGGTAAACCAAgagaaaaaattgttgatgttgatgaaatgttaaaaattggaGGAATACtagattatacttaa
- the LOC114126519 gene encoding NADPH:adrenodoxin oxidoreductase, mitochondrial isoform X3, translating into MQWSYLSHAIRKYSKHVNGFHVGIVGAGPAGFYCAQQLLKKIPGCQIDIYEKLPVPFGLVRYGVAPDHPEVKNVINTFTKTASNENVRFIGNVSLGCDISLAQLKHSYNAVVLAYGADEDKKLSIPGENLSNVVSATKFIGWYNGQGNVALDVARILLTPVDELRKTDITEYSLETLTQSKVKKITLIGRRGPLQVAFTIKEFREMLKLPGVSTCFFKEQINDIDKIICDLPRPQKRLVQLMYDASQKTEVRDKLFDLLFLRTPISILGTKKIEGIELAVNHLEGEKAVVTDEKYTLKCEIAFRSIGYRSIQADPDVPFDKISSTVPQSIGVYSVGWLSSGPVGVILSTMSNAFQAASLIGQHFDKGLLNERKPGYNYISKVLEDKGIITVDWNGWTRIDKVEVERGIKHGKPREKIVDVDEMLKIGGILDYT; encoded by the exons ATGCAATGGAGCTACTTGAGTCATGCAATAaggaaatattcaaaacatgtCAATGGATTTCATGTAGGCATTGTAGGTGCTGGACCTGCTGGGTTTTATTGTGCACAACAGTtactaaaa aaaataccTGGTTGTCAGATtgatatatatgaaaaattgcCAGTCCCGTTTGGTCTTGTACGTTATGGTGTAGCTCCTGATCATCCagaagtaaaaaatgttataaacacATTTACTAAAACTGCATCAAATGAAAATGTTCGATTTATAGGCAATGTCTCACTTGGCTGTGATATTTCTTTGGCACAACTTAAACATTCCTATAATGCCGTAGTATTA gCTTATGGAGCAGACGAAGACAAAAAACTAAGTATTCCTGGTGAAAATTTATCCAATGTTGTATCAGCTACAAAATTTATAGGGTGGTATAATG GACAAGGAAATGTTGCTTTGGATGTtgcaagaatattattaacaccTGTTGATGAACTGAGA aaaacgGATATCACAGAGTATAGTTTAGAGACTTTGACACAAagtaaagtgaaaaaaatcacTCTTATAGGTCGTCGAGGTCCTTTACAAGTAGCATTTACTATTAAAGAGTTTAGAGAAATGTTGAAATTACCTGGAGTAAGcacatgtttttttaaagagcaaataaatgatattgataaaatcatttgtg ATTTACCAAGACCTCAAAAACGATTAGTACAACTTATGTATGATGCATCACAAAAAACAGAAGTTCGAgataaattgtttgatttattGTTTCTGCGAACACCTATTTCAAtattaggtacaaaaaaaattgaaggaaTTGAACTGGCTGTAAATCATTTAGAAG GAGAAAAAGCTGTGGTTACAGATGaaaagtatacattaaaatgtgaAATAGCTTTTCGTAGTATCGGATATCGAAGTATCCAAGCAGATCCTGATGTaccttttgataaaatatcttCAACAGTACCTcaaagtatag GTGTTTATAGTGTTGGTTGGTTGTCTTCGGGACCAGTGGGAGTGATATTGTCTACTATGAGTAATGCTTTTCAAGCAGCTTCGTTAATTGGTCAACATTTTGATAAAGGCTTGCTTAATGAACGAAAGCCAggatataattacatttcaaaAGTATTGGAAGATAAAG gcATAATTACTGTTGATTGGAATGGATGGACGAGAATTGACAAAGTTGAAGTTGAAAGAGGAATAAAACATGGTAAACCAAgagaaaaaattgttgatgttgatgaaatgttaaaaattggaGGAATACtagattatacttaa
- the LOC114126520 gene encoding uncharacterized protein LOC114126520 isoform X2, with amino-acid sequence MSRSTICLFDVDGTVTDPRQPIDPSVRLYLIDKLKKKSLIGLVSGSDISKIDEQLGGPEHTAQFDYVFSENGLVAFKNGTELKRQTIVDYLGEEKLQTFINFALNYMSKIQLPVKRGNFVEFRTGMINISPVGRSCSKIERDGFEEYDKIHNIRKKFIESIKENLPDIGLTYSIGGQISFDCFPIGWDKRFCLRYIEDEFKGNIHFFGDKTFVGGNDHEIFNDPRVIGHTVINPRDTIMQLNNLFNK; translated from the exons ATGAGCAGAAGTACGATTTGTCTGTTTGATGTTGATGGAACGGTTACAGATCCTAGGCAG ccAATCGACCCATCTGTGAGGTTGTACCTAATTGATAAGCTAAAGAAAAAATCACTCATTGGGTTAGTGAGTGGTTCtgatatatcaaaaatagatGAACAACTTGGAGGCCCAGAAC ACACAGCCCAATTTGACTAtgtattttcagaaaatgGCCTGGTTGCTTTCAAGAATGGTACAGAATTGAAAAGACAA acAATTGTTGATTATTTGGGTGAAGAAAAACTGCAAACATTCATTAACTTTGCATTGAATTACAtgtcaaaaatacaattgccAGTAAAACGTGGCAATTTTGTAGAATTTCGAACTGGCATGATCAATATTAGTCCTGTTGGTCGGTCTTGCTCAAAAATTGAACGAGACGGTTTTGaagaatatgataaaattcataacatcagaaaaaaattcattgaaaGCATTAAAGAAAACTTACCAGATATTGGTTTAACTTACAGTATTG gtGGCCAAATAAGTTTTGACTGTTTTCCTATAGGATGGGATAAACGATTTTGTCTACGTTATATTGAGGATGAGTTTAAAgggaatatacattttttcggaGATAAAACATTTGTTGGAGGAAATGATCACGAAATTTTCAATGACCCAAGAGTAATTGGACATACTGTTATTAATCCAAGAGACACCATTATGCAATTAAACAatctgtttaataaataa
- the LOC114126518 gene encoding tyrosine-protein kinase Dnt-like, with the protein MEYLLILPLLLTVVDCAHFDLYFDANDVEPLMGLAARLYYMRGGQLNANAVQYALEVPSFVNTLNFTWNSKGTLLYKISIQADKDSVVPKLSMAQEGTVPDMPSVFSISLPCTVKSGNIDISLSIKISENWPNDVTDVNLVFKKFCLDQHPNETTIVPETDSSVPPYYEPSFFYHMIAAASSLVALAVICCLATTYHRDKARDLLIIKGFQNNEVNMFLKSALNSSNKFNQKSLPGSKTKVKDLHECIVELSVQRQRVRLQSIELEGTFGRVYKGLYTDVNGKDEEVFVKTVTDQASAVQISVLLHEGLSMYGLNHKNILTIQAVSVEQHVEPFLLYSYNNNENLKKFLQNCKTSESISYTLTTREIIDMTLQIITGMQYLHKNRHLHKDVAARNCLVNQELKIQIADNALSRDLFPSDYHCLGDNKNRPIKWMAVESLEHKKFSTASDIWSFGVLLWELLTLCQQPYADIDPFEMSAYLQDGFRLTQPVNCPDELFTVMACCWALAPNERPTFSQLSIFMNEFNNQLVKFV; encoded by the coding sequence atggaataccTATTGATATTACCACTGTTGCTGACAGTTGTCGATTGTGcacattttgatttgtatttcGATGCCAACGATGTGGAACCGTTGATGGGCTTGGCTGCTCGACTGTATTATATGCGTGGTGGTCAACTCAATGCCAATGCTGTACAATATGCTCTAGAAGTACCGTCGTTTGTCAACACTCTGAACTTTACATGGAACTCTAAGGGTACtctgttatataaaatttctatACAGGCTGACAAGGATAGTGTGGTACCAAAACTCAGTATGGCTCAAGAGGGTACTGTGCCCGACATGCCATCTGTATTCTCCATATCTTTGCCATGTACAGTGAAGTCTGGCAATATTGACATTAgtctatcaattaaaatatcagaaaATTGGCCAAATGATGTTACTGATGTCAaccttgtatttaaaaaattttgtttggaTCAACATCCCAATGAAACAACAATTGTTCCTGAAACAGATTCTTCTGTGCCACCTTACTATGAACCATCATTTTTCTACCATATGATAGCTGCTGCGTCTTCATTAGTAGCACTAGCTGTAATTTGTTGTCTGGCCACTACTTACCACCGTGATAAAGCACGAGATCTCTTGATAATTAaaggttttcaaaataatgaagtaaatatgtttttaaaatctgCGCTAAATTCAAGCAACAAGTTCAATCAAAAATCACTCCCAGGTTCAAAAACCAAAGTAAAAGATTTACATGAATGCATCGTAGAACTAAGTGTCCAGAGGCAACGAGTTAGATTACAGAGCATTGAACTTGAAGGTACGTTTGGACGAGTTTACAAAGGTTTGTATACAGATGTAAATGGAAAAGATGAAGAAGTGTTTGTCAAGACTGTTACCGATCAAGCGAGTGCTGTACAAATATCTGTACTATTACATGAAGGATTGAGTATGTATGgacttaatcataaaaatatattaacaatacaaGCTGTGTCTGTTGAACAACATGTAGAACCTTTTCTTTTGTATTCatacaacaataatgaaaatttaaagaaatttttacaaaactgtAAGACGTCTGAAAGTATTTCATACACATTAACTACTAGAGAAATAATTGACATgacattacaaataataactggTATGcaatatttgcataaaaatagaCATCTGCACAAAGATGTTGCTGCAAGGAATTGTCTTGTTAACcaagaattgaaaattcaaatagCTGATAATGCTCTGTCAAGGGATCTATTTCCCAGTGACTATCATTGTCTAGGAGACAACAAAAATAGACCAATAAAATGGATGGCTGTTGAAAGTTTAGAACACAAGAAATTTAGTACTGCCTCTGACATTTGGTCGTTTGGAGTTCTGCTTTGGGAGCTCTTAACTTTATGCCAGCAACCATATGCTGACATTGATCCATTTGAAATGTCAGCTTACCTTCAAGATGGTTTTAGATTAACCCAGCCAGTCAACTGTCCTGATGAACTATTCACCGTGATGGCATGTTGCTGGGCACTAGCCCCTAATGAAAGGCCAACGTTTTCCCAACtatctatatttatgaatgaatttaataatcaacttgttaaatttgtataa
- the LOC114126520 gene encoding uncharacterized protein LOC114126520 isoform X1, which yields MTSMTVSRLLSGTIKLVLNRSTICLFDVDGTVTDPRQPIDPSVRLYLIDKLKKKSLIGLVSGSDISKIDEQLGGPEHTAQFDYVFSENGLVAFKNGTELKRQTIVDYLGEEKLQTFINFALNYMSKIQLPVKRGNFVEFRTGMINISPVGRSCSKIERDGFEEYDKIHNIRKKFIESIKENLPDIGLTYSIGGQISFDCFPIGWDKRFCLRYIEDEFKGNIHFFGDKTFVGGNDHEIFNDPRVIGHTVINPRDTIMQLNNLFNK from the exons atgacATCAATGACTGTCAGTAGATTATTAAGTGGGACGATCAAACTAGTGCTTaacag AAGTACGATTTGTCTGTTTGATGTTGATGGAACGGTTACAGATCCTAGGCAG ccAATCGACCCATCTGTGAGGTTGTACCTAATTGATAAGCTAAAGAAAAAATCACTCATTGGGTTAGTGAGTGGTTCtgatatatcaaaaatagatGAACAACTTGGAGGCCCAGAAC ACACAGCCCAATTTGACTAtgtattttcagaaaatgGCCTGGTTGCTTTCAAGAATGGTACAGAATTGAAAAGACAA acAATTGTTGATTATTTGGGTGAAGAAAAACTGCAAACATTCATTAACTTTGCATTGAATTACAtgtcaaaaatacaattgccAGTAAAACGTGGCAATTTTGTAGAATTTCGAACTGGCATGATCAATATTAGTCCTGTTGGTCGGTCTTGCTCAAAAATTGAACGAGACGGTTTTGaagaatatgataaaattcataacatcagaaaaaaattcattgaaaGCATTAAAGAAAACTTACCAGATATTGGTTTAACTTACAGTATTG gtGGCCAAATAAGTTTTGACTGTTTTCCTATAGGATGGGATAAACGATTTTGTCTACGTTATATTGAGGATGAGTTTAAAgggaatatacattttttcggaGATAAAACATTTGTTGGAGGAAATGATCACGAAATTTTCAATGACCCAAGAGTAATTGGACATACTGTTATTAATCCAAGAGACACCATTATGCAATTAAACAatctgtttaataaataa